The following are encoded together in the Geobacter sulfurreducens PCA genome:
- a CDS encoding DUF2177 family protein, with protein MTHGLLVFLALLPFFLLLDYLWLGRLMRGFYLRELGDLARSEGDAIKPRLLAAAGVYLALPGGIVLFALPRVDPARPLVSALGWGFLYGLVVYGVYDLTNRATLSEWPLRMATVDICWGGLLCAVSTLIAALLDPLLP; from the coding sequence ATGACTCACGGTCTCCTTGTCTTTCTCGCGCTCCTCCCCTTCTTCCTCCTGCTGGACTACCTCTGGCTCGGCCGCCTCATGCGGGGGTTCTACCTGCGGGAACTGGGGGACCTGGCCCGGAGTGAAGGAGACGCCATCAAACCGCGCCTCCTGGCTGCGGCCGGGGTCTACCTGGCCCTGCCGGGAGGGATCGTCCTCTTCGCCCTCCCCCGGGTTGACCCGGCCCGTCCGCTGGTCTCGGCCCTCGGCTGGGGATTTCTTTACGGTCTCGTGGTCTACGGCGTCTATGATCTCACCAACCGCGCCACCCTCAGCGAGTGGCCCCTCAGGATGGCGACCGTCGACATCTGCTGGGGCGGCTTACTCTGCGCCGTCAGCACCCTGATCGCAGCACTCCTTGACCCCCTTCTCCCCTGA
- a CDS encoding DUF1365 domain-containing protein encodes MGTTEMGACPPWDTACLKALEMAPAARSALYDGTVKHRRTTPVVNEFRYSLFMVYLDLAELELVFANRLFWSVEGHTWASFRRADHLRREGPLDTAVRDLAEEQLGFRPPGPIGLLTHLRYLGYCFNPISIYYCFAADGQRLDAIVAEVHNTPWGEEYVRALDTRSAKREGEWYLFELEKEFHVSPFMPMDIRYTWRFTAPGETLAVEMENERQGEIVFSARLDLERRPLTGKNLARSLARWPWMTARVITAIYWQALRIRRKGVPFCPHPEKLTITKGAYHP; translated from the coding sequence ATGGGCACGACTGAGATGGGGGCCTGTCCGCCGTGGGATACGGCCTGCCTCAAGGCGCTGGAGATGGCCCCGGCTGCCCGGAGCGCACTCTACGACGGCACGGTGAAACATCGAAGAACTACCCCGGTTGTCAACGAGTTCCGCTACAGCCTCTTCATGGTCTACCTGGATCTGGCGGAACTGGAGCTGGTCTTCGCCAACCGCCTGTTCTGGTCCGTGGAAGGCCACACCTGGGCCAGCTTCCGGCGCGCCGACCACCTGCGCCGGGAAGGCCCCCTTGACACGGCGGTACGTGACCTGGCCGAGGAGCAGCTCGGTTTCCGCCCCCCCGGCCCCATCGGCCTTCTGACCCATCTGCGCTACCTGGGATACTGCTTCAACCCCATCAGCATCTACTACTGCTTCGCCGCCGACGGCCAGCGGCTCGACGCCATAGTCGCCGAAGTCCACAACACCCCCTGGGGTGAGGAATACGTGCGGGCACTGGATACCCGAAGCGCCAAGCGGGAGGGGGAATGGTACCTGTTCGAGCTGGAAAAGGAGTTCCACGTCTCACCCTTCATGCCCATGGATATCCGCTACACCTGGCGCTTCACCGCTCCCGGCGAAACCCTGGCGGTTGAAATGGAGAACGAGCGGCAGGGAGAAATCGTCTTCTCGGCACGGCTTGACCTTGAACGGCGCCCCCTGACGGGGAAGAACCTGGCACGGTCCCTGGCACGCTGGCCCTGGATGACGGCGCGGGTCATAACCGCCATTTACTGGCAGGCCCTGCGCATCAGGCGAAAGGGGGTTCCGTTCTGCCCCCATCCGGAAAAACTCACCATCACGAAAGGGGCCTACCACCCATGA
- a CDS encoding lipocalin family protein, translating to MKTLFILAVATLLAAGFACRAAMAASASPPLLTVEYVDLNRYVGTWYEIARYPNSFQKGCLGSNAHYALRQDGDIDVVNSCRDVEDGDIRRAKGRAWVVDKASNARLKVSFFWPFRGDYWIIELGKDYEYAVVGTPNRKYLWVLSRTPVMDDDVYAAIMERVRRQGFDPERVIRETNTTRKNGAS from the coding sequence ATGAAAACCCTGTTCATACTGGCAGTCGCCACGCTTCTTGCGGCCGGATTCGCCTGTCGCGCCGCCATGGCCGCATCGGCATCCCCCCCGCTCCTGACGGTTGAATATGTCGATCTGAACCGCTACGTGGGCACATGGTACGAGATCGCCCGCTACCCCAACAGCTTCCAGAAGGGGTGCCTGGGGAGCAACGCCCACTACGCGCTGCGGCAGGACGGCGATATCGACGTGGTGAACAGCTGCCGCGATGTGGAGGATGGGGACATCCGCCGGGCAAAGGGGCGGGCGTGGGTGGTTGACAAAGCCTCCAACGCACGGCTCAAGGTCTCCTTTTTCTGGCCCTTCCGGGGGGACTACTGGATCATCGAATTGGGAAAGGATTATGAATACGCCGTGGTGGGCACCCCGAACCGTAAATACCTGTGGGTTCTCAGCCGCACGCCGGTTATGGACGACGACGTGTATGCTGCCATTATGGAACGGGTTCGGCGACAGGGGTTCGATCCCGAACGAGTCATCCGCGAAACCAACACCACGCGAAAGAATGGTGCATCATGA
- a CDS encoding cation-transporting P-type ATPase, whose translation MNDSSNSTTTNPGKLPWHTAPEREVLARLETGPDGLTSAEAAERLRRHGPNTLLRKGGDGPLLLFWRQINNPIGWLLIAAGALALALRKPTDAAVVFGAVIINAIIGFIQEYRAGKAIEALSAMIPEGTTALREGRAVTVPADLLVPGDLVTLQSGDKVPADLRLIRVKNLLVEEAALTGESLPVAKQSDPVSPDAPLGDRVCMAYSGTLVVQGAATGVVVATGNGTELGRINALLNQTSQLETPLTRQLAKVSSGITIAVVVVVTVLIAFGIWIKDAPVGEALMVAVSLAVAAIPEGLPAVITICMAIGVRRMADRHAVVRHLPAVETLGSTSVICSDKTGTLTRNEMTVQVAWLDGHEYRFSGIGYGPAGEIEHDGTRLAEMPPPLEKLLIIALLCNDAALRPEGDGWAITGDPTEAALVVAGRKGGLDDHELRSRHGRLDVIPFESDTKFMATLNRMEGGHRILLKGAPEIVLDRCVLSEPERRRIHEAMEIYARQGMRVIACASKEADRAEEISPEDVAGGLTFAGLLCMIDPPRTEAMDAIRECHGAGITVKMITGDHPVTAEAIGRQLGLLQEGQTPVEGRRLDGLSDAELQEVALATNVFARVAPEHKIRLVEALQARGYVVAMTGDGVNDAPALKRADIGVAMGITGTAVSKEAAKVVLMDDNFASIAAAVEEGRRVYDNLVRSLAFVLPTNLGLACTLSVAMFFFPTVRVEGVNELLMAMSPSQTLWINLVASVTLSIPLAFEVLEPNAMRRPPRSPGEPVFSGFIVARLVVVALLMAAGGCGLFLWEYFRIVGPEPVTAARHALALAEAQTMCVTSITFTQVFYLLNCRSLRDSLLSQGVFSNPAIFIGIGILLLLQACFIYLPPLQAVFGTAPLDGMAWLYAMLVGAVVLPVISLDKWVRRHRHE comes from the coding sequence TTGAATGACTCGTCGAATAGCACCACAACCAACCCGGGCAAGCTTCCCTGGCATACAGCGCCGGAGCGGGAGGTCTTGGCACGCCTTGAGACAGGCCCCGACGGGCTGACGTCTGCCGAGGCGGCGGAGCGGCTCCGGCGTCACGGCCCCAACACCCTGCTCCGGAAAGGGGGAGACGGCCCCTTGCTCCTCTTCTGGCGCCAGATCAACAACCCCATCGGCTGGCTCCTCATCGCCGCCGGCGCCCTGGCCCTCGCCCTGCGGAAGCCCACCGATGCCGCCGTGGTCTTCGGCGCCGTGATCATCAACGCCATAATCGGCTTTATCCAGGAATACCGAGCAGGCAAGGCCATCGAGGCCCTGTCGGCAATGATCCCCGAGGGGACGACGGCCCTGCGGGAGGGGCGCGCCGTGACGGTCCCCGCCGACCTGCTGGTCCCGGGGGATCTGGTGACGCTCCAGAGCGGCGACAAGGTGCCGGCCGACCTGCGCCTCATCAGGGTCAAGAACCTGCTGGTGGAGGAGGCGGCTCTCACCGGCGAGTCCCTGCCGGTGGCAAAGCAATCCGATCCGGTGTCGCCCGACGCCCCCCTGGGGGACCGGGTCTGCATGGCCTACAGCGGGACGCTGGTGGTGCAGGGGGCAGCCACGGGAGTGGTGGTGGCCACGGGGAACGGCACGGAACTTGGACGGATCAATGCCCTCCTCAACCAGACGAGCCAGCTGGAAACCCCCCTCACCCGGCAGCTGGCCAAGGTGAGCAGCGGGATCACCATTGCAGTGGTGGTCGTGGTGACGGTGTTGATTGCCTTCGGTATCTGGATCAAGGATGCGCCGGTGGGGGAAGCCCTGATGGTGGCTGTTTCCCTCGCGGTGGCCGCCATCCCCGAGGGGCTGCCGGCGGTCATCACTATCTGCATGGCAATCGGCGTACGGCGCATGGCCGACCGCCACGCCGTTGTCCGCCACCTGCCGGCGGTGGAGACCCTGGGCTCCACCTCGGTCATCTGCTCGGACAAGACCGGCACCCTCACCCGCAACGAGATGACGGTGCAGGTGGCATGGCTCGACGGCCACGAGTACCGCTTCTCCGGCATCGGCTACGGGCCGGCGGGGGAGATCGAGCATGACGGCACCCGCTTGGCGGAGATGCCGCCCCCCCTGGAGAAACTGCTTATCATCGCCCTGCTTTGCAACGATGCCGCCCTGCGCCCCGAAGGGGACGGCTGGGCCATCACCGGCGACCCCACGGAGGCGGCCCTGGTGGTCGCCGGACGCAAAGGGGGACTGGACGACCACGAACTGCGCAGCCGCCACGGGCGCCTGGATGTGATCCCCTTCGAGTCGGACACCAAATTCATGGCCACCCTGAACCGGATGGAAGGGGGACACCGGATTCTCCTCAAGGGGGCGCCGGAAATCGTCCTCGATCGTTGCGTCCTGTCGGAGCCGGAGCGGCGCCGGATTCACGAGGCCATGGAGATCTACGCCCGCCAGGGGATGCGGGTGATCGCCTGCGCTTCCAAAGAAGCGGACCGCGCTGAGGAGATCTCCCCGGAGGACGTGGCCGGGGGGCTCACCTTTGCGGGGCTTCTCTGCATGATCGACCCCCCCCGCACCGAGGCCATGGACGCTATCCGGGAATGCCACGGCGCCGGTATCACCGTGAAGATGATTACCGGCGACCACCCCGTCACGGCCGAGGCCATCGGCCGCCAGCTGGGCCTGCTGCAGGAGGGGCAGACCCCCGTGGAGGGGCGCCGGCTGGACGGGCTCTCTGATGCGGAACTGCAGGAGGTGGCACTGGCCACCAACGTCTTCGCCCGGGTGGCCCCGGAGCACAAGATCCGGCTGGTGGAGGCCCTCCAGGCCCGGGGGTACGTGGTTGCCATGACTGGCGACGGGGTCAACGACGCTCCGGCCCTCAAGCGGGCCGACATCGGTGTGGCCATGGGGATCACGGGGACGGCGGTTTCCAAGGAAGCGGCCAAGGTGGTCCTCATGGACGACAACTTCGCCTCCATCGCTGCGGCGGTTGAGGAGGGACGCCGGGTGTACGACAACCTGGTCAGGTCCCTGGCCTTCGTCCTTCCCACCAACCTGGGGCTCGCCTGCACCCTGTCCGTCGCCATGTTCTTCTTCCCCACGGTGCGGGTCGAGGGAGTCAACGAGCTCCTCATGGCCATGTCCCCCAGCCAGACTCTCTGGATCAACCTGGTGGCGAGCGTCACCCTGTCGATTCCCCTGGCCTTTGAGGTTTTGGAGCCCAACGCCATGCGCCGCCCCCCCCGCTCCCCCGGGGAGCCGGTCTTTTCCGGCTTCATCGTGGCGCGGCTCGTTGTAGTGGCGCTCCTGATGGCCGCCGGCGGGTGCGGCCTCTTCCTCTGGGAATACTTCCGGATCGTGGGTCCTGAACCGGTTACGGCGGCCCGCCATGCCCTGGCCCTGGCCGAGGCCCAGACCATGTGCGTGACCAGCATCACCTTCACCCAGGTCTTTTATCTCCTCAATTGCCGGTCGCTCCGGGATTCCCTGCTCTCCCAGGGGGTTTTCAGCAACCCGGCCATCTTCATAGGCATCGGCATTCTTCTGCTGCTGCAGGCGTGTTTCATCTACCTGCCGCCGCTCCAGGCGGTCTTCGGAACTGCCCCCCTCGACGGCATGGCATGGCTCTATGCGATGCTGGTGGGAGCCGTGGTGCTGCCGGTCATATCGCTGGACAAGTGGGTCAGGAGGCATCGTCATGAATGA
- a CDS encoding AAA family ATPase: protein MPENLIIPSVDLRIGALEEYNRRQKEKAHHRQKGPKPRPCITLSREFGCEGYPVAESLLKLMPEQTGDQWVLVDKDVLDEVARRHHVSREILEALGTKNRILSQVLATFSERWKTDHEYFELLCSHIVSLAEQGNVIIVGLGGAIITHHREHCYDFRIFGSREFKIGSICQRMNLPPDKAADLIEKQQAQIDNFTREFLFEDEANPAIYDLLFNNDRMCPETMARTIADYVAGRIAAGTADKRHV from the coding sequence ATGCCGGAAAACCTGATTATTCCATCCGTAGACTTGAGAATCGGCGCCCTGGAGGAGTACAACCGGCGCCAGAAGGAAAAGGCCCACCATAGGCAGAAGGGCCCGAAACCGCGCCCCTGCATAACGTTGTCGAGGGAATTCGGCTGCGAAGGGTACCCCGTTGCGGAGAGCCTCCTGAAGCTCATGCCGGAGCAGACCGGCGACCAGTGGGTGCTGGTAGACAAGGATGTGCTGGATGAGGTGGCACGGCGCCACCATGTTTCGAGGGAAATTCTGGAGGCCCTGGGGACCAAGAACCGTATCCTCTCCCAGGTTCTGGCCACCTTCTCCGAGCGCTGGAAGACCGACCACGAATACTTCGAGCTCCTCTGCAGCCACATCGTCTCCCTGGCGGAGCAGGGCAACGTCATCATCGTCGGCCTGGGGGGAGCCATCATCACCCACCACCGGGAACACTGCTATGACTTCCGGATCTTCGGCTCCCGAGAGTTCAAGATCGGCTCAATCTGCCAAAGGATGAACCTCCCCCCCGACAAGGCGGCGGATCTGATCGAAAAGCAGCAGGCCCAGATCGACAATTTCACCCGGGAGTTTCTCTTCGAGGATGAAGCAAACCCCGCCATCTACGACCTTCTGTTCAACAACGACCGGATGTGCCCGGAAACCATGGCCCGGACCATTGCCGACTACGTCGCGGGCCGCATTGCCGCCGGAACGGCGGATAAACGACACGTCTGA
- a CDS encoding DUF2878 domain-containing protein has protein sequence MGRNLLNVALFQGAWFAAVLGAAGGRHWLGPAAVALVVAIHLALTDNRPGETKLILTAGVLGFFFDTALVAGGVFLPLAYLLPRPFSPLWMVALWFNFATTLNVSLAWLRSRYLLAALFGAVGGPLAYYSGARLGATEALPTTGAMLILAAGWGVMTPLLVGAANYFRRQP, from the coding sequence GTGGGAAGAAACCTTCTCAATGTGGCCCTCTTCCAGGGGGCCTGGTTCGCGGCGGTGCTGGGGGCAGCCGGGGGGCGGCACTGGCTCGGGCCGGCGGCGGTGGCCCTGGTGGTCGCCATCCACCTGGCCCTGACCGATAATCGGCCGGGAGAGACGAAACTCATTCTGACCGCGGGAGTCCTCGGGTTTTTCTTCGATACCGCCCTCGTTGCCGGCGGGGTCTTTCTACCCTTGGCTTATCTCCTTCCCCGCCCCTTCAGCCCCCTGTGGATGGTGGCACTTTGGTTCAACTTCGCCACCACCCTGAACGTCTCCCTGGCATGGCTGCGGAGCAGGTACCTCCTGGCCGCCCTGTTCGGGGCAGTGGGAGGCCCCCTGGCCTACTACAGCGGTGCCCGGCTCGGGGCCACCGAGGCGCTGCCGACCACCGGGGCCATGCTGATCCTGGCTGCCGGCTGGGGAGTCATGACTCCGCTGCTGGTCGGGGCGGCAAACTATTTCCGGAGGCAGCCATGA
- a CDS encoding SAM-dependent methyltransferase produces the protein MRTTEQTCSGYPDAVIRPAGPMERLARSLLQKSLGAISSGHLTLLDSGQRMEFGDSRSDLSALVRVHTPSFYRRTAIGGTIGAAESYMDGEWDCDDLPALVRIMVRNQDAQERLEGATARLIAPFRRLLHRLNDNTRRGSRRNIAAHYDLGNDFYRLFLDPTMAYSCGIFERNDSTMEEASVAKFDRICRALHLRPDMELLEIGTGWGGFAIHAAEHYGCRVTTTTISRRQFSLAAERIREAGLDDRITLLQRDYRDLTGEFDRLVSIEMIEAVGHRHLPAFFAVCCRRLKADGMGLIQAITVPDRIYDRYLKTPDFINRYIFPGGCCPSPGAMARAVAAATDLRLVHREDLTPHYVRTLQEWRRTFHKRLDAVRALGCDDRFIRMWDYYLAYCEGGFAERFTGVEQVVYARPGCMVEPGV, from the coding sequence ATGAGGACTACCGAGCAGACCTGCAGTGGCTATCCCGACGCCGTAATCCGGCCGGCCGGCCCCATGGAGCGCCTGGCCCGGTCCCTGTTGCAGAAAAGCCTTGGAGCCATCTCCAGCGGCCACCTGACCCTGCTGGACAGCGGCCAGCGCATGGAATTCGGCGATTCCCGGTCCGACCTCTCGGCCCTGGTGCGGGTCCACACCCCTTCCTTTTACCGCCGGACCGCCATCGGAGGAACCATCGGCGCCGCCGAGTCGTACATGGACGGCGAATGGGACTGTGATGACCTGCCGGCCCTGGTGCGGATCATGGTGCGCAACCAGGATGCCCAGGAGCGCCTGGAAGGAGCGACGGCGAGGCTGATCGCCCCGTTCCGGCGGCTCCTCCACCGGCTGAACGACAACACGCGCCGGGGGAGCCGGCGCAACATCGCCGCCCACTACGACCTGGGAAACGACTTCTACCGACTCTTTCTGGATCCCACCATGGCCTACTCCTGCGGCATCTTCGAGCGGAACGACAGCACCATGGAGGAGGCCTCCGTCGCCAAGTTTGACCGGATCTGCCGCGCGCTCCACCTTCGCCCGGACATGGAGCTTCTTGAAATCGGCACCGGCTGGGGAGGCTTTGCCATCCATGCGGCCGAGCACTACGGCTGCCGGGTGACGACCACCACCATCTCGCGCCGGCAGTTCTCCCTGGCGGCCGAACGGATCCGGGAGGCCGGCCTGGACGATCGCATCACCCTGCTCCAGCGGGACTACCGGGACCTGACCGGAGAGTTCGACCGGCTCGTCTCCATCGAGATGATCGAGGCGGTGGGGCACCGCCACCTCCCCGCCTTCTTTGCAGTCTGTTGCCGGCGGCTCAAGGCCGACGGCATGGGACTCATCCAGGCCATCACTGTCCCCGACCGGATCTATGACCGCTACCTCAAAACCCCGGACTTCATCAACCGCTACATTTTCCCCGGTGGGTGCTGTCCGTCGCCGGGGGCCATGGCCCGGGCCGTGGCAGCGGCCACCGACCTGCGCCTGGTCCACCGGGAGGACCTGACTCCCCACTATGTCCGAACCCTCCAGGAGTGGCGCAGGACCTTCCACAAGCGGCTCGACGCCGTACGGGCCCTGGGCTGCGACGACCGGTTCATCCGCATGTGGGACTATTATCTCGCCTACTGCGAAGGGGGATTCGCGGAGCGGTTCACCGGCGTGGAACAGGTGGTCTACGCCCGGCCCGGCTGCATGGTGGAACCGGGGGTATAG
- a CDS encoding NAD(P)/FAD-dependent oxidoreductase — MNIAIIGGGIAGLATAHLLCDDHRVTLFEANDYLGGHTNTVDVSLDGTTLAVDTGFIVFNERTYPNFIRLLERLNVASRPSVMSFSVTSERNGLEYCATNLDTLFAQRRNFLNRPFWRMLREIVRFNREARELYDSHEMTLTLGDYLKNRGYSVTFVENFLVPMGAAIWSADPKRFAMFPAAAFVRFFTNHGILNVVDQPRWRVVAGGSREYVAPLARPFRDRVRLSTPVDRVRRFPDRVAVTTRGGETEYFDQVVLACHSDQALAMLTDPSDAERELLSAIPYQENDTVLHTDSRLLPGLPKARASWNCRIPRHERDGVFVTYWMNRLQSLATSTDFCVTLNGTEAIAPERIIRRITYHHPVYSPAAFEAQKRRDEISGTNRTWYCGAYWGYGFHEDGLNSALAVCRRFGRGL, encoded by the coding sequence ATGAACATCGCCATTATCGGTGGCGGCATTGCGGGGCTGGCAACGGCGCATCTGCTCTGCGACGATCATCGGGTGACCCTCTTCGAGGCCAACGACTACCTGGGGGGGCACACCAACACGGTGGACGTCTCCCTGGACGGCACCACCCTTGCCGTGGACACCGGCTTCATCGTCTTCAACGAACGGACCTATCCCAACTTCATCAGGCTCCTGGAACGGCTCAACGTCGCGTCCCGACCGAGCGTCATGAGCTTTTCGGTCACCAGTGAACGGAATGGACTGGAGTACTGTGCCACAAACCTGGACACGCTCTTCGCCCAGCGCCGCAACTTCCTGAACCGTCCTTTCTGGCGGATGCTGCGGGAGATTGTCCGCTTCAATCGGGAAGCACGGGAGCTCTACGACTCCCACGAAATGACCCTGACCCTGGGGGATTACTTGAAAAACCGCGGATACTCGGTCACCTTCGTGGAGAACTTTCTGGTTCCCATGGGGGCGGCCATCTGGTCGGCAGACCCCAAGCGTTTTGCAATGTTTCCCGCCGCGGCCTTTGTCCGATTTTTCACCAATCACGGCATCCTGAACGTGGTCGACCAGCCCCGCTGGCGCGTCGTTGCCGGAGGCTCCCGGGAATATGTGGCACCGCTGGCCCGCCCGTTTCGGGACCGGGTCCGGCTCTCCACGCCTGTGGACCGGGTACGCCGCTTTCCTGACCGGGTGGCGGTGACGACCCGGGGAGGAGAGACCGAGTACTTTGACCAGGTGGTCCTGGCCTGCCACAGCGACCAGGCGCTGGCCATGCTGACTGACCCCTCCGATGCGGAGCGGGAACTCCTTTCCGCCATCCCGTACCAGGAAAACGATACGGTGCTCCACACCGACAGCCGTTTGCTCCCTGGCCTTCCCAAGGCCCGGGCCAGCTGGAACTGCCGCATCCCCCGGCATGAGCGGGACGGGGTCTTTGTTACCTACTGGATGAACAGATTGCAGTCCCTGGCAACATCGACGGACTTCTGCGTCACCCTCAACGGGACAGAGGCCATTGCTCCGGAGCGGATCATCCGCCGGATCACCTACCACCACCCGGTCTATTCTCCGGCCGCTTTCGAGGCCCAGAAACGCCGCGACGAGATCAGCGGAACCAACCGCACCTGGTATTGCGGCGCGTACTGGGGGTACGGCTTCCACGAGGATGGGCTCAACAGCGCCCTGGCAGTCTGCCGCCGATTCGGGAGGGGCCTCTGA